GGCTCTCGTCTGCCGGACAAAAAAGAAAGCCGGCACAGGGCCGGCTTAGACGAACGCGGCTGAACAGGGGATACTGGGCCGGTTCCTGGCATTTCGTGACTGACAATAAATTTCATTACAATGCCGAGGCCAGCAGAGAAGGCGTAACGAGATCGCCAAGAGGGCGGCTCCGCAAAGGGGTGGGCGGCGGGCGGAGGCCGGTGCTGTCCTCGGGTGTGTTTATGAGGCACGAACATCACCGATTGATGACATCGGGGCGTCAGGCAGATGATTTTCTTTTCATCAGCCGATCTGCGCTGTGGATGGGTGTCCCGGCACGGCATTGTCGGGCGGATAGGCTGGTCGTGTGAATTCAGTGTTCAGCCTGCTCGGGATGTCAAACTTTCACAAAGGGGCTATATAGCGGCCGAAATCGCACTGATATCCGCAAAGAGCCCCATGGCACCGATCATTTCCATCCAGAATCTCACCAAGACCTATGCAAATGGCTTCCAGGCGCTGAAGGGCATCAACCTCGAAATCGAGCGCGGCGAAATCCTGGCGCTGCTCGGGCCGAACGGGGCGGGCAAGACGACGCTGATCTCGATCATCTGCGGCATCGCCAATCCAAGCGGCGGCGCGGTCATTGTCGACGGCCATGACGTGGTGAAGGATTTCCGCGCCACGCGCACGCTGATCGGCCTCGTGCCGCAGGAACTGACGACGGACCAGTTCGAGACGGTGTGGAATACGGTAAGCTTTTCGCGCGGGCTACACGGCCAGAAGGCCAATCCCGCCCATATCGAGAAGGTGCTGCGCGATCTCTCGTTATGGGACAAGAAGGACAATACGCTGCGCCAGCTCTCGGGCGGCATGAAGCGGCGCGTGCTCATCGCCAAGGCGCTGTCGCACGAACCCTCGATCCTCTTCCTCGACGAGCCGACGGCGGGCGTTGATGTCACGCTGCGCAAGGACATGTGGCACGTCGTCGAGCAGTTGCGCGCCTCCGGCGTCACCATCATTCTGACGACGCATTATATCGAAGAGGCCGAGGAGATCGCCGACCGCGTCGGCGTCATCAATGGCGGCGAATTGCTGCTCGTGGAAGACAAGCAGGCGCTGATGGCCAAGCTCGGCCGCAAGCAGCTGATCCTCGAACTCAACGACCCCCTGGAAAAACTCCCCGACTGCTTTGCCGGCAACGGCCTGTCGATCGAGGCCGAGGGTAACCGGCTCGTCTATGAATTCGACACCCGCAACGAGCATGAGAGCGTGGCGTCGCTTCTGACGCGGCTCGGCCAGAACAACATCCATTTCCGGGATCTCTCGACGCGGCAGAGTTCGCTCGAAGACATCTTCGTATCGCTGGTAGGAGCCGCAAGATGAACTTCGAGGCGATCAAATCGATCTATTACTTCGAAATGGCGCGCACCCGGCGCACGCTGCTGCAGAGCGTCATTTCGCCCGTCATTTCCACCTCGCTCTATTTCATTGTCTTCGGGGCAGCCGTCGGCTCGCGCATCCAGGAGGTGGAGGGCGTCTCCTATGGCGCCTTCATCACGCCCGGTCTCATCATGCTGACGCTGCTCGGACAGTGCATTGGCAACGGCTCCTTCGGCATCTATTTCCCGAAATTCACCGGCACGATCTACGAGATCCTGTCTGCCCCCGTCGCCATGACGGAAATCCTGATCGGCTATGTCGGGGCGGCCGCCACCAAGGGCCTGATCATCGGCGTCATCATCCTCTTGACCGCCAACCTCTTCGTCGATGTCAGGATCGAGCATCCCTTCATGATGGTGCTGTTCTTCCTGCTGACGGCAATCAGCTTCAGCCTGTTCGGCTTCATGATCGGCATCTGGGCGACGAATTTCGAGCAGCTGAACCTCATCCCCATGCTGGTCGTGCCGCCGCTGACCTTCCTCGGCGGCAGCTTCTACTCGATCAACATGCTGCCGCCCTTCTGGCAGGCGGTCAGTCATTTCAACCCGGTGCTCTACCTCGTCAGCGGCTTCAGGTGGAGTTTCTACGGTATTGCCGATGTGAACCCGCTTGTCAGCCTCGGGATGATTTCACTGTTTCTGGTGATTTGCCTGAGCACACTCGGGTGGATTTTCAAGACTGGGTATCGGCTACGCAACTGAGCGGGCGGACCGCCACCGGCAAAATCCGAGTAGGCGGCACAAAGTCGTTCACATTTTGTTCGCGGATGCTAGTCTGATCTCGCTGTCATATGCGGAGGAGGAGAGTCGTGGCGGATCAACAGGCGAAGTTCGAGCGGTTTAAAGCGCTGCATCAACGGGATGAGGCATTCGTCATTCCGAACCCGTGGGATGCCGGCTCGGCGCGGATTCTGACAGGCCTTGGTTTCGAGGCTCTGGCGACCACCAGCGCCGGCTATGCCTTTTCGAAGGGCAAGCGAGATTCCTTTGCGAGCCTGAAGCGCGGCGAGATCCTCGACAATGCCGCCGAGATCGTCGGAGCAACCGATCTTCCCGTATCGGCCGATCTCGAAGACGGGTTCGGCGCAGCACCCGAGATCTGCACCGAAACGATCCGGCTCGCCTCAGCGGCCGGGCTGGTCGGCGGATCGATCGAGGACGCCACGGGCGATCCGGCAAGGCCGATCTATTATCTGGCGCAGGCCGTCGAGCGGGTGCAGGCCGCGGCTGAGGCGGCGCGGAAACTGCCTTTCCTATTGACGGCGAGGGCGGAGAATTTTCTCTGGGAACGGCCCGATCTCGATGACACGATCAAGCGGCTGCAGGCTTTCTCGGCAGCCGGCGCCGATGTCCTCTATGCGCCCGGCCTGCCTGATATCGACGCCATCCGAACCGTCTGCGCCGCCGTCGACAAGCCCGTCAACGTGGTGATGGGGCTGAAGGGGCCGCGCTATAGCGTTGCCGAACTCTCGGCGGCGGGCGTGCGCCGGGTGAGCGTGGGCGGGTCCTTTGCGCGCGCCGCACTTGGTGCGCTGCTGCGGGCCGCCGAGGAGGTGAAATCGTCGGGCACCTTCACCTACGCCGGCGATGCGATCCCGGCAGCCACGCTCAGCCAGCTGATGTCGCAGGAGAAGCGGGGTGACCGGCAATAGACTGCTGCATCGACGGCCTCTCATTGCGGATTGGTGATGAAGTCGGGAAATTTGTGGTAGATGCAGTCGCTCATCAAGAAGAACGACATGCCGGTATCGCCAAGTTCGTACGATGAAAGCTCCCACTCGAAGGTGTCGTGACCATCGTACCCGGCCAGGAATGCCATCAGGCTCAACTCCCGGTACGGTCCCGGCGGAAACATTGCGCCATACACCGTCACCTCCTTTCCGGCGAACTCGCCCTTGATGACCCTCCTGATTTCCAGATCCGCCCGGATCATTCGGGTCGGGAATTCGTTCATTACGATCAAACCGGATTCGCCGATGAAAAGCGACTTCACGCTGGCTTCTACCACCACCTTCGCCTTTGCCAGCAGCTCATTCTGCGGAGGACATCGCGGCATCCCGACTGCTGGTCTCAGGCTGAGGACCAACAGAATGAAAATCGCGTGGAAGCCTGTTTGCATGCGCGCGCTCGATGATGCTCCGGGCATCGGTGTTCCCCCATTCGGCAGGCCAATTCCTGCCGGTTGCGCGAAGCTGAACTCGAATTGTGGCTTATCCGCCGCCGAACGATGGCGTCGCGGCGTCAAACAGGTGATGGTTGTAAGTGCGAAATGACGGAACCCGGATGTCAGCCAATCAGCCCTTCCTCTTACGCCCCTTGCCGTGCCGGGGGCGGAAATCGACGAGCAGAGATTTCAGCTCAAGTTCGCGCACGCGCCGTGCCGCTTCGTCAGGGCTGACCCAGTCCAGCACGCGCTGGCCGACCTCTCGGAACTGCCCCTGCGTGCGGTCCACCTCGATCTGGAAGATGTCGACGATGCAGGGAACAACGTCGCCGTCATCCAGTTCCTTGAGGTAGGTATAGTGGCCGACCGGCTTCTTGCTCACCGTCCCGCGCACGCCTGCTTCCTCCCAGGCCTCTATGGCAGCCGCCTCATGCGGCTTCTTCTTTTTCATCGGCCAGCCCTTGGGAATGATCCAGCGGCCGCTGTCGCGCGTGGTGACGACGAGGATCTCGATTTCGGGGCGATCGCTTTCAGTATCGCTGTTTCGATAGCGGAAGCAGAGAGCGCCATATTGCTGGCGAAAGGCGCCGGAGAAGAGCTTCTCGGGCCTTTCCGCAAGTTGCTTCAGCAGGGGCTTTGGGGTGGTGGCGCGAGGTTTTGCGCCTTTTTTGCTGGATTTCATGACATCAAGCATTGTCAATTTCTGCATTTTCGATCAATTGCCTGCGACGTTTTATGACAGATTTATGACAGTCTCTTGCGACTGTTGTATCCGCTTCAGGAAGGATCGCCCGAGATGATGAGCGTGTTTCGCAAGATGATGCCGCGGGAGGACCGCTTCTTCGAGATGTTCTGCCGGCATTCGGAAACGGTCGTCGCTGCCGCCCACGCGATGGAACGGTTGTTGAAAGGCGAAGCGGTTCAGGAAAATTGCGACAGGATCATCGCGCTCGAAGATCAGGCGGACGACATTACACGCGAAGTGCTTGTCGCCGTCCGGCGGAGCTTCATCACGCCCTTTGATCGCGGCGACATCAAGGATCTCATCCAGTCCATGGATGATGCGATCGACATGATGCACAAGACGGTGAAGATCATCCGCCTGTTCGAGCAGACGAGTTTCGACCCGCTGATGCAGGAGATGGGCGGGGAGATCGTCAAGGCGGCCGCCTTGATGGCGGAGGCGATACCGCTTCTCAACAAGATGGGTGCGAATGCGCAGCGGCTGGCTGTCATCGCCGAAGAGATCACCCGGGTCGAGGGCCGCTCCGACGAATTGCATGACGAGGGGCTGAAGGACCTTTATCGCCGGCATGGCGCCAGCGGCAATGCCATGGCCTATATGATCGGCAGCGAGATCTACTCCAACCTCGAAAAGATCGTCGACCGGTTCGAGGACGTGGCCAATGAAATCAGCGGCGTCGTCATCGAGAACGTCTGATGGAAGCCACTCTCTCCCTTCCGCTGCTGATCGGCCTGATTGGTGTCGCGCTATTCTTCGATTTCCTCAACGGGCTGCACGACGCGGCAAACTCGATTGCGACCATCGTGTCCACCCGGGTTCTCAGGCCACAGTATGCCGTCGGGTGGGCGGCCTTCTTCAATTTCATCGCCTTTCTGTTTTTCGGCCTGCATGTCGCCGAAACGCTCGGCACCGGCATCATCGATCCGGCAATCGTCTCGCCGCAGGTAATCTTTGCGGCACTGATAGGGGCGATCGTCTGGAACATCGTCACTTGGCTCTTCGGCATTCCCTCATCGTCGTCGCATGCGCTGGTCGGCGGGCTTGTCGGGGCGGGGCTAGCGAAGGTCGGCTTCAGTTCCATTGTCTGGAGCGGCTTGTTGAAGACGGTCGGCGCAATTGTCATGTCGCCGGCAATCGGCTTCCTGCTTGCGCTGTTCTTCGTGCTCGTCGTCTCCTGGATGTTCGTGCGCCAGACGCCCTTTGCCGTCGACCGCACGTTCCGGATCATGCAGTTCATCTCGGCCTCGCTCTATTCGCTCGGCCATGGCGGCAACGATGCGCAAAAGACCATGGGCATCATCGCCGTTCTTCTCTTCAGTCAGGGGCAGCTCGGTCCCAGCTTTCATGTGCCGCTCTGGGTGGTCATCTCCTGTCAGTCGGCCATGGCGCTCGGCACGCTTTTCGGTGGCTGGCGGATCGTTCACACGATGGGCTCGAAAATCACCAGGCTTAATCCAATGCAGGGTTTCTGCGCCGAAACCGGCGGAGCACTGACACTGTTTGCTGCGACCTGGCTCGGTATTCCCGTGTCGACGACGCACACGATCACCGGTGCGATCATAGGTGTGGGTGCTGCCCGACGTCTTTCGGCGGTGCGCTGGGGTGTTGCCGGCAATATCGTCATCGCCTGGGTCATCACCATGCCTGCTGCCGCTGCCATTGCCGCCGCCTGCTATGGGATTGCCAGCCTGTTTGCCTGAGGGCAGGAGTCCGCTCGATGCATCCGATACCCTAATTTTAGGGGCCGCTATTTTCGATCTGATGTTGCGCTCTATTCTCCTTGCAAGGAGAAGGAGATAACGAGCGGACCATGCATCCATCCAGGCATTTATCTGAATTGAATGAGGAAAGCGCGGTAAAGACCGGCCGCCGCGGGATCGACCAGAGCGGTGCGATCTGTTGCCGTGTCGAGAGGGGCGGAAGGCTGAGCGTTCTGCTCATCACCAGCCGCGATAGCGGAAGATGGGTGATCCCGAAGGGTTATCTGGAGAGAAAGGAAAAGCCCTATCGTCGTGCTCAGCGCGAGGCGTTCGAAGAAGCCGGCATCATCGGCAAGGTCAGAAAGAAGCCGCTCGGCTACTACAGCTACCTGAAGGATAACGAGACGCCGCTGACGGTCTCGGTCCACCTGCTGCGGCTGGAGAGCGAGGCTGCGCATTTCCGCGAATATGCCGAGAGGCAGAAGATCTGGATTTCGCCGGGGGAGGCAGCGCTCCTCGTCGCGGAGCCCGAGCTGCAGGACATGTTCCGGGCAATCGATGCGGACAATCCGCTGACATCGCAAGACCGGCTCAAACCCCATCGCATCCATGGACGGCGGCCGCAGGCTGATGCAGTCGTCTCGCTCGCCACATCGCCCGGATTGACCTGATCGCCGCCGCTGATGCGGCGGGCTCAGTGACGAAGGCCCGGGATGCGGGCCTTCGCGTTATAAAGCGCATCGCGATCTTTCAGATTCGCTCGTCACGCTTTATCTCTTTGCTTTACGCATGTCGTTATCGCAAAACCGCAGCACACTTTTGCGCGACATGCTTTAGGCTACCGGGGACTGCCGGTTGCCAGGGGTCCCCAAGAGAGCTCGCGATCGGCGACAGTCGCAAGATCGATCACCACTTCAATGCCGGTCCTGATACGCCGCCGCAGGATGTCGGTGCGATCGGAATTCGTCCGGAGCAGGCCTTTCTCCTGTAGCGTCTGGAGCCGCGTGCGCGAGAGCTCCAGTTCGGACGCCAGTAGCCGGTCGAGCCGTGTGCCCGCAGGCAGAGGCACCACCAGTTCAATCTCCAGCCGCGTCCAGCCGGCAGTCTCTGACAGCACCTCTCTCGCGATATCGAATTCCGGGAATTCGTCGATGCGCTGCGACTTACGCTTCAGGGCATCGAGATTGAAGCTCTCCATCCGGATCCATTCGAGATCGTTGGATTGCAGCGCTTCCAGAGTGGCCGGATCGATGTCGCGGACGTTCTGTCTCTCGAAAAGCGGTCGGTTCCACGTCTTGTCGCAGGTCAGGCATTTGTAGATCAGCCAGGCATCCAGCTTGCGGCCGTTGGCATTCAGCCGGATCTTGCCGCTGGATTGAAAGGCTCTCAATCCCCCGCATCCGCCACAGGCGATCCAGGGCTGGGGAGCGGTTTTCGGTGTAATGGTCCATCGGACCCGCAAAGTATCGCACATAAGTCTTGGTCTTCCGTTCGGAAGTCCACCAAGATGGCGCGAGAGAAATGCCTTGAGGGCGCGGTGTGGCGATGCTTTGGGGTGGCTGAAGAGCAGAGACAGCGGGAGCTGCGCTGGCGATCGGAACAATGCCAAACCGGTCTCTTGCCGCCACCCGATGAACGCATTCATACGCCGACAGCTGTCGCCGTCAGGCCGTACGGGTGAAACTGGATCGAGACCGGTTCTTACTTAGGCAAAGTCTACCTCGATGCGCCAATGCTCTTCGGGTAAACGGATAGCAAATGATCCTGCCGAACGGGAGTGCCATACCGCAGCTCCGGCGAGGGAATTGCGGCCTGCGGCATTTATGCAACTTTATGCTGAAGCTCGCACCGTCTGCTGTCCCTTCCTGATATCACGCGATCAAAGCTTTTGCGATTGTCAGTCATGACAGCTCCGGTGCCGGCGCTATTACCGGCCAACGCGGGCCTGCAGGTGGGCCGGGTAGCGATCTCCCTGCACGGTGACATCGGCGAGAGCGGTCTCGATCTTCCGCAGGTCCTCAGCCGTCAGCTCGATTGCCGCGCCGCCGATATTTTCCTCCAGCCGGTGCAGCTTGGTGGTGCCGGGGATCGGTGCAATCCATGGCTTCTGTGCGAGCAGCCACGCAAGCGCGATCTGCGCCGGTGTAGCCTGTTTGCTTGCGGCGATCCCGCTCAGCACTGCGACGAGGCCCTGGTTCGCCTTGCGGTTTTCTTCCGAGAAGCGCGGCACGATATTGCGGAAATCCGTCTGATCGAAACGCGTGGTCTCAGTGATAGCGCCTGTCAGGAACCCCTTGCCGAGCGGGCTGAAGGGCACGAAGCCGATGCCGAGCTCTTCGAGCAGCGGCAGGATTTCCTTCTCGGGCTCGCGCCACCAGAGGGAATATTCGCTCTGCAGGGCGGCGACCGGCTGGACCGCATGCGCCCGGCGGATGGAGCCGGCGCCGGCCTCGGACATGCCGAAATGCTTGACCTTGCCCGCTGCGATCAGGTCCTTCACAGCGCCGGCGACATCTTCCATCGGTACTTCAGTGTCGACGCGATGCTGGTAGAAGAGATCGATGCTATCAGTGCGCAGGCGCATCAGGGCGGCGTCTGCAACCTCGCGGATACGTTCGGGGCGGCTGTCCTGGCCCTTGCTGACATCGCCGTCGCGAAAGCCGAACTTGGTGGCGATCACCACCTCACTGCGGAAGGGTTCGAGCGCTTCGCCAAGCAGCTCCTCATTGGCGCCCTGGGCATAGGCCTCCGCCGTATCGAAGAAGGTCACGCCGCGGTCGAAGGCGGTGCGAATGAGGGTGATGGCGGCCTGCTTTTCCGTTGCCGGGCCGTAGCCGTAGCTGAGCCCCATGCAGCCAAGGCCGAGGGCCGAGACTTCAGGACCGTGTGTTCCGAGTTTTCGCTTCTGCATCAACGTGTCTCCGTCTGGTGATATTGCTCATCCGTGACTTTCTCCATCCAGTCGACGGGACTGCCGTTGAGCTTCTCGGCGATGGCGATATGGCTCATGGCCGTGGTTGGCGTGGCGCCGTGCCAGTGCTTTTCGCCCGGCGCGAACCAGACGATATCGCCCGGCCGGATTTCCTCGATCGGACCGCCCTCGCGCTGCGCCCAGCCGAGACCGGAGACGACGATCAGCGTCTGACCGAGCGGATGGGTGTGCCAGGCAGTGCGCGCGCCGGGCTCGAAGGTCACGGTGGCGCCGCCGACCCGGTCAGAATCGTTGCTGTCGAAACGGGCGTCGAGGCGCACGGTCCCGGTGAAATAGGCTCCGGACCTTTTACGGAAGGTTCGAAACCACTTCGTTTGATCTGCATGTCAAGTATCCTTGCCTGCGGTAAATCTTGCCGATCTTCATTTAGCGGCTACGCGGTTCTGCGATTAGGCGCTAAAATCGACATGAACCTATTAGGGCAGCTTATGAATGAGCCGGACCAACCTTGACGATATCGCCGCCTTCCTGACCGTTGCACGCGAGGGGAGTTTTACCCGGGCGGCCGCGATGCTCGGCGTGTCGCAGTCTGCGCTCAGCCAGACGGTGCGGGGACTGGAAGAGCGCATGGGGCTGCGACTGCTCACGCGCACCACCCGCAAGATTTCACCGACCGATGCCGGCGAGCGGCTGATCCTGTCGGTCGGTCCGCGGATCGAGGAGATAAATGCCGAGCTCGCGCAGCTATCGGCGCTGCGTGAGAAACCCTCGGGTACGGTGCGCATTTCGGCAGGCGAACAGGCGGCAGAACTGATCCTCCTGCCTGCCGTGGAGAGGCTGCTGCCGCAATATCCCGATATCGCCATCGAAATCGTCGTCGACAACGGGTTGACCGATATCGTCGCCGAACGCCTCGACGCGGGCGTGCGGCTCGGCGAACAGGTTGCGAAGGATATGGTGGCCGTGCGGATCGGTCCGGACGCGAGGATGGCCGTCGTCGGCTCCCCTGACTACTTCGAAGGACGGAACCGTCCACGCACGCCGCATGAACTGACGGAGCACAATTGCATCAACCTGCGACTGCCGACGGCGGGCGGATTTTATGCATGGGAATTCGACCAAGCCGGGCGCGAGCTGCGCGTACGGGTGGAAGGCCAGCTCGCGGTCAATACCGGCGCGCTTGCCGTGAAGGCGGCCCTTTCCGGCGCGGGTCTCGCTTTCGTGCTGGAAGACCGTGTCCGCGACGATCTCGACGCAGGCCGGCTGACCCGCGTGCTCGCAGACTGGTGTCCGCCCTTTTCCGGGTTCCACCTCTATTATCCGAGTCGTCGGCAGCCGACGCCGGCCTTCGCCGTGGTGGTGGATGCGCTGCGCTATCGCGGTTGAGGGGATCGCTACTTACCTCATCTTGTGGCGGCAGATGTTGGTTGATATTGTCTGCGTCAGGGACGCCTAACCGAACCTGCTGCCGGGTTGAAAGGCCAATGCGCCATTGAAGACGACCATGTTCAACGGTCGATGTGTAATCGGCAGACATCGACCAGAACAGCGGATCGTCTGATGTTTCACGCAACTATCAAATTTGCGCCCGCCAATATCGCTGCCTTCAAAAAGGCCTTGCGACAACGCTATGACACTCTTCGCTCCGGCCATGCCGACGAGGCATTGGCCGCCGCCCTCGGCTTCAAATCCCATGCGGCGATGCTGCATATCCTGAACCAGATCAGCGGATCGACGCGCATGCTGGTTCAGTTGGACGCATGTCTGCTGCTCGTGCGCCTCGAAGAGCTTGGCTATCACGAGATCGATCTGAACGTCGTGCGGCGGATGGCCTGGGAGATACCCTATCCCGATCCGTGGCAGGATAATGAGATCGAGGGGACCCTGAGGGGACGGTTTCGGCCCGTTGCCGCAAATACCCAATAAACGCCTAAGATCTCATCCGTGACGATCTCGACGCAGGCAGGCTCATCCGCGTGCTCGCAGACTGGTGCCCACACTTTTCAGGCTTCCGCCTCTATTATCCCAGCCGGCGCCAACCGGTGGTGGATGCGCTGCGCTACCGCAGCTGAAACCTCACGGCGCTCAGAAACTCCGGCGGTCAGCCGAACGCCGAAGGCCGGCACCTCAACCGGCGCCGGCCCCCGTATTACGATTTAAGCCACGTGCTGAAGCTGGACTTCGCGATCGTGCAGGAAGCAGGCCTTGCTGAACAGCCTGAGGTCGAGCTGGTTCGGCAGGCGGACATCCTGAAGATCCGGCAGGTCTTTGCCGTCGGCCTCGAAGGACCGGTCGATCTGCGAGATGAAGGCCAGCACGATGCCGGTTTCGCGGGCAAAGCTGCGAAGCGCGGTCACCTGTTCGGACAGGCTTGGCTTGATGCGCTGCTGGTCGAGGATCTGCAGATAGTCGATGACGGCAACCGTGCCTTTGGGCGCGCCCGCGAGATGGCGCATGATGTAATCGGCGCTGATCTCGTCCGAGGTGACGATCTCGACCTTTTCACCCAGCGCTTCCCCTTCGGGCAGGGCATGGATGCGCTGCAGGGTCTGCTCTTCGGTATATTCGAGCGTGAAGAAGGTCGCCTTTCGTGCCTGCCCGACGGCATCGAGCAGAAGCTGCAAACCGAGCAGGGTCTTGCCGTGGCCTGGACGGGCGGCGATCAACAGCAAGTCGCCATCCGCAAGCTGCGACAGCATGGAGCTGGCCGATCCTTCGGTTTCATGGCGTGAGGCAAGCAGGCTCCAGGCCGGAAAACCTTCTTCCTCGGCGACACGGTCCAGCGCCTGATGGAGCGGGATCGTATCGGTTCGCGCCAGCAATTTCGCCCGGCGCTTCAGCTGATAGATGGGTGCAGACAGTTTCATTCAAACCTCCATTGCGAGCCGGAAACGCAACCCCTCCTTATGCGGTGCTCGAACAGATGGTTCGATGGTGAATTACCCCGCATGGACGATGCTTCCCGGATGGAGGGAGGAGGCTTGGGTAGAGCCTTGCCCAAGAGGTAGCGGCTGCTGCGATTCGCGACAAGCGGGAAATGACGGGCCAGTTAGGCTCAGAACCGGCATCAATCCGTCACACCTGCAATATCCTCCTGAATAAACTTGATCAGCATCAGGCTTGCGCACTGGCTGAGCAGGCGATCCCGTTCATCGGCGAGATCGTCCTCGAAGCGCCGGCAGAGCCGCTCGTAGCTCCGCCGGAACGGCGAGGCGGGCAGGTATTTGGCCTCCATGCGCAGCCGCGTTTCCTGCAATTCCGTCAGATCTGGCACTGTGTGCATGGCCGGCCTCCTCTTATGAGCTATATGCTGACATGGGAGGAATTTCCTTGAAGTCGATTATCCCTGTTACCTGCGAGGTGCGCTACCGCCTCGACCCGAAGAAACGCGCGGAATTCGAAGCCTATGCCGAGATCTGGGTGCAACTGATCGAGCGCTATGGCGGAACGCATCACGGATATTTCATGCCGCGCGAAAAGCCTGATGGTGCGGGCTTGAGTTTTCCCGGTGCCGGGGCGGATGGGGCGGGCAATATTGCCATCGCTCTCTTCACTTTCCCGGATGAGGAGACCTATCTCGGCTACCGCGCCAGCGTTGCCACCGATCCAGACAGTATCGCGGCCAATGCGCGCTTCGGAGCCGATCCGCCGTTCAAGAGCTACGAGCGCCTGTTCCTGCGACCGCTGCCACGCAGCAAATAGCGCGTGGAGCATATCTTTCGGCGGCGAGCTCGTCTGCGAACCCGGACAGCAAACAGACAGCTTCGCCACGCTACCCCTCTGCCGTCGCCCGACACGGGTAACAGCAAAAGGGTAAAATCATGAAGCTGAAACTGATCGTCGCTCTCGCAATCCTGTCGCTCTCGCCTGCCTTGGCGCTTGCAAGTCCAAGCTGCACGAAGGAGCCGAAATCCAAATGGATGCCCGAAGCGGCCATGAAGGCGAAGATCGAGGCCATGGGGTACACGATCAAGACCTTCGAGATCACGGGCAATTGCTACGAAATCTACGGCCGGGACAAGAACGGCGAGCGCG
Above is a genomic segment from Rhizobium viscosum containing:
- a CDS encoding LysR family transcriptional regulator, whose amino-acid sequence is MSRTNLDDIAAFLTVAREGSFTRAAAMLGVSQSALSQTVRGLEERMGLRLLTRTTRKISPTDAGERLILSVGPRIEEINAELAQLSALREKPSGTVRISAGEQAAELILLPAVERLLPQYPDIAIEIVVDNGLTDIVAERLDAGVRLGEQVAKDMVAVRIGPDARMAVVGSPDYFEGRNRPRTPHELTEHNCINLRLPTAGGFYAWEFDQAGRELRVRVEGQLAVNTGALAVKAALSGAGLAFVLEDRVRDDLDAGRLTRVLADWCPPFSGFHLYYPSRRQPTPAFAVVVDALRYRG
- a CDS encoding DNA helicase, whose product is MKLSAPIYQLKRRAKLLARTDTIPLHQALDRVAEEEGFPAWSLLASRHETEGSASSMLSQLADGDLLLIAARPGHGKTLLGLQLLLDAVGQARKATFFTLEYTEEQTLQRIHALPEGEALGEKVEIVTSDEISADYIMRHLAGAPKGTVAVIDYLQILDQQRIKPSLSEQVTALRSFARETGIVLAFISQIDRSFEADGKDLPDLQDVRLPNQLDLRLFSKACFLHDREVQLQHVA
- a CDS encoding NIPSNAP family protein is translated as MKSIIPVTCEVRYRLDPKKRAEFEAYAEIWVQLIERYGGTHHGYFMPREKPDGAGLSFPGAGADGAGNIAIALFTFPDEETYLGYRASVATDPDSIAANARFGADPPFKSYERLFLRPLPRSK
- a CDS encoding PepSY domain-containing protein, with product MKLKLIVALAILSLSPALALASPSCTKEPKSKWMPEAAMKAKIEAMGYTIKTFEITGNCYEIYGRDKNGERAEVYFNPVSGEIVQKGD